The Aggregatilinea lenta genome includes a region encoding these proteins:
- a CDS encoding Mor transcription activator family protein, translated as MPYAIPSTRRWNAPPCSPLWGTTLYTLEEATNCVLAQLYRGFLLPHIPISRRKRERNEEIRNRYAAGENVPELARLYSISEQRIHQILRGKRT; from the coding sequence ATGCCGTACGCAATCCCGTCCACAAGACGTTGGAATGCCCCGCCTTGTAGCCCCCTATGGGGCACAACCTTATACACTCTTGAGGAAGCCACGAATTGCGTGCTCGCGCAACTATATCGTGGCTTTTTGCTTCCCCATATCCCAATATCTCGCCGCAAGCGCGAACGAAATGAAGAGATACGAAACCGCTATGCTGCGGGAGAAAATGTGCCTGAGCTAGCCCGGCTCTACAGCATTTCGGAACAGCGGATTCACCAGATCCTACGAGGAAAACGCACATGA
- a CDS encoding Shedu anti-phage system protein SduA domain-containing protein: MNHGILEALGEYIQAYVSRFNEIRTSLNNMQLPAQLYNVRIKQTLIFLASDGTAIFYLTEIPTRKLQAEDWLAGAKALPYAGTNTIAFYKIEETLSYLLQTSTLNYIKITLAPSKQMTCDDFQLTLHERIPPDIALEDMKGMPTLNIEPFHVRKPNEGLTLQGMVIGPFRHYEDGFFKEVVPGRNHIYSPVLQFENGVSLLQYRWPFLDLMWRPEHLELNSTTGASLAEFDLQILRLGIDTGFPQPSFPQAPTDYASRFLQNIYQQFEELINDPNTVEPQVQAFLELPGHQFLINPNYKEIFPRKSLGSKYITDFTIRKADDDYHFVEIESPNKSIFQKVGEEPANQLHHAITQVRDWLRYVEENRDTVRREDGLETIYKPTGEVIAGRDADLKSTIAQRRFESLRKEGPIIIRTYDMLLADIRAYIQVLQQSLNRSQR, encoded by the coding sequence ATGAATCACGGTATTCTTGAAGCACTTGGAGAGTATATTCAAGCGTATGTCAGTCGCTTTAACGAAATCAGAACTTCACTAAATAATATGCAGTTACCCGCACAACTGTATAATGTCCGTATTAAACAGACATTGATTTTTCTAGCTAGTGATGGAACTGCTATTTTCTACCTAACCGAAATTCCCACGAGAAAATTGCAGGCCGAAGATTGGCTCGCAGGAGCTAAAGCATTACCATATGCGGGAACAAATACCATTGCCTTTTATAAAATAGAAGAGACACTTTCCTATTTACTACAAACTTCTACTTTAAATTACATAAAGATTACTCTTGCGCCATCCAAGCAAATGACATGTGATGATTTTCAATTAACCCTGCATGAACGTATCCCCCCCGACATTGCCCTAGAAGACATGAAAGGAATGCCTACTCTAAATATAGAACCCTTTCATGTAAGAAAACCCAACGAAGGTTTGACTTTGCAGGGTATGGTTATCGGTCCGTTTCGGCATTATGAAGATGGTTTTTTCAAGGAAGTTGTGCCAGGGAGAAACCACATTTATTCCCCTGTCTTACAGTTTGAAAATGGCGTTAGTTTACTTCAGTATAGGTGGCCATTTCTGGATTTGATGTGGAGACCCGAACATCTAGAGTTAAATTCAACTACTGGAGCTTCGCTTGCTGAATTCGATCTTCAAATACTGCGACTAGGCATAGACACTGGTTTTCCACAACCATCGTTTCCACAAGCCCCAACAGATTATGCCTCTCGCTTTCTACAGAATATCTACCAACAATTTGAAGAACTAATAAATGACCCAAACACTGTAGAACCTCAGGTGCAAGCCTTTCTTGAACTGCCAGGACATCAATTTCTTATCAATCCAAACTACAAAGAAATATTCCCGCGAAAATCGTTAGGAAGTAAATACATTACTGATTTTACAATACGTAAAGCAGATGATGATTACCACTTTGTTGAGATTGAAAGCCCAAACAAATCTATTTTCCAAAAGGTGGGAGAAGAACCGGCAAACCAGCTACACCATGCAATTACCCAAGTGCGAGATTGGCTAAGATATGTTGAGGAAAATCGCGATACAGTACGCAGAGAGGATGGGCTTGAAACCATCTACAAACCCACAGGAGAAGTAATTGCTGGAAGGGATGCTGACCTAAAGAGCACAATTGCACAGAGGAGATTCGAGTCTCTTAGAAAAGAGGGCCCAATAATTATTAGAACTTATGATATGCTACTCGCAGATATACGGGCCTACATACAAGTTCTACAACAGAGCCTAAATAGAAGTCAGCGATGA
- a CDS encoding DUF4062 domain-containing protein has product MAEKPVVFISSTSMDLPDYRRAVFDAVEDMGFSPDAMEHWPAADENSVDFCRRKVEEADIYIGIFAHRYGWRPGGLGTPSITEMEYDWATARGIPRFCFIVERKFRWELDDIETEAITDLNAFKERLQSQHKVRFFNTSDDLKAKVVQALAYYVHSVHTEKPKNWGPISYEQHTSSSDSASTETIALNEQSPADSSASSPPDDVPSPDPDRFIDRVLAYTQRPAGLLYFREWDMLPDTHSELTFQYDSNRDEFIQAFASLNPADGIAGIRLLGAPGTGKSRLALETMRQLALQPGVIYAQSPSSVPTNLFNSLALSDTEQIVLVVDNCSYADTRQLCRAILPCKDKVNLLTIETYHNDLALDTDFPVHVLNFLANDGRRKIVQQIYDTYASSTFNDDKAAYYEETVGVNLKLLVAYVMAFHRHPQIRGLAELSRTEEMNHLLAINTPVDHSELRVLQGLALANRTGLYQTVRHDAHVVAEFIGLSYAEFKQSAESLRQKGLIIDTDWYQRDAHHRLVVPRLFAVHLAMQIWTARGDDVMESLLEGQNTGSRSLRLGILERLADLGHRGIAFPVVSTLLNRFRTFDDLAGDAETFRLLGEADPLAAVNHLDRLMQGVSLNRLREFRDGRRYIIPLLTSLLRLEETFWTAANLVGRYTAAENETLGNNATETWRSLFFIRSGGNPVNGLDRLRLIRDYLDMQEPEMRVAAVKALEGALDNHEGGMVTRGPGGYITPSTWRPATWGEFWDIRRAAWQVLGRSLSDTDNEVITTASDCILKYASHQIPVLLDEVLEQLRALSQRPGYRLRVWKTLQEFVNLRNKDLTQEHFASIQELADILVTDSYHDQLEIYVADFDIFARGKRGALDETKEFLAQKLGELAKQGYENEALLEAELDWLVTLQPWQKASQIYSFIYELSRLDRAHRWIDKLIERVHEQWQLHLIAAYMRGQLVEDETEWVRIQVIGWTETNELLASSILILPEIATEEDEISGILHRLLDRNWIELMDLAEHKLDTFCANALSTEAMKSLLNRVLEGASPEGIYVGTAYLFQRLHDNHDEAPEYADIAFQLMTGSAGEYSSFGLFDWYREELENLYVTEYPREVASIILRDFKQSDGYIFDFMNEHDTTYKMLVEAIRSNPQVALDVLNRTLLPEEHPDHISRYRFPGLHINLCASPDMLLDWATQHQPDGPQSLAEMCFVGNIPLDETVRGLIVQCSQDEQVWDRLADKYTQLEMMEVSQIPTKLRELRDLARVWLEDEHFQVRQWTQGIIYDLEKRLLEREF; this is encoded by the coding sequence ATGGCCGAAAAGCCAGTTGTCTTTATCAGTAGCACGAGCATGGATTTGCCCGACTACCGGCGTGCAGTGTTTGATGCTGTGGAGGATATGGGCTTTTCTCCCGACGCGATGGAGCACTGGCCGGCGGCAGACGAAAACTCGGTGGACTTTTGCCGCCGAAAAGTCGAAGAGGCTGACATCTATATCGGTATCTTTGCGCACCGTTACGGCTGGCGACCGGGCGGATTGGGCACGCCTAGCATCACTGAAATGGAGTATGATTGGGCTACTGCGCGCGGCATACCCCGCTTCTGCTTTATTGTTGAGCGCAAGTTTCGCTGGGAACTGGACGATATAGAAACCGAAGCCATAACGGATCTGAATGCCTTCAAAGAGCGACTACAAAGCCAGCACAAGGTTCGTTTTTTCAATACGTCGGACGACCTCAAGGCCAAGGTAGTTCAGGCGTTGGCGTATTATGTGCACTCAGTTCATACAGAAAAGCCTAAGAACTGGGGGCCCATATCTTACGAACAGCATACTTCTTCAAGTGATTCCGCATCCACAGAAACCATTGCACTGAATGAACAGTCTCCGGCTGACTCATCCGCGTCCTCACCACCTGATGATGTGCCTTCCCCCGATCCAGATCGCTTTATAGACCGCGTGCTCGCATATACTCAACGACCAGCAGGGCTTCTTTATTTTCGTGAATGGGACATGCTACCGGATACACATAGTGAGCTTACTTTCCAGTACGATTCCAATCGCGACGAATTCATTCAGGCTTTTGCTAGCTTGAACCCTGCCGATGGAATCGCTGGAATTCGACTTCTTGGAGCTCCTGGCACTGGTAAGTCACGCCTTGCCTTAGAGACTATGCGGCAGCTTGCCCTCCAGCCGGGAGTCATCTATGCACAGTCTCCTTCCTCAGTCCCGACTAACTTATTCAATAGTCTAGCTTTGTCAGACACTGAGCAGATCGTTTTGGTAGTTGACAATTGCTCCTACGCGGACACGCGCCAACTGTGTCGAGCGATTCTTCCGTGCAAGGATAAGGTCAACTTGCTAACGATTGAAACGTATCACAACGATCTCGCACTCGATACGGATTTCCCTGTACATGTATTGAATTTTCTGGCCAACGATGGGCGCAGAAAAATAGTTCAGCAAATATATGACACGTATGCCTCTTCTACCTTCAATGACGACAAAGCCGCCTATTATGAAGAAACCGTCGGGGTTAATCTGAAACTATTGGTGGCATATGTAATGGCTTTTCACCGACACCCCCAGATCCGTGGCCTCGCGGAATTATCCCGGACCGAGGAAATGAACCACCTCCTAGCCATCAACACGCCGGTTGATCATAGCGAATTGCGTGTACTACAAGGGTTGGCGCTAGCGAACCGCACCGGTTTGTACCAAACAGTAAGGCATGATGCCCATGTCGTCGCTGAGTTTATAGGTTTGAGCTATGCTGAGTTTAAGCAAAGCGCCGAATCGCTGAGACAAAAGGGACTAATCATCGATACTGATTGGTATCAACGTGATGCCCACCATCGGCTTGTAGTTCCACGTTTGTTTGCCGTTCACTTGGCTATGCAGATATGGACCGCTCGTGGGGATGATGTTATGGAGAGCCTTCTTGAAGGTCAAAACACGGGCTCGCGAAGCTTGCGATTAGGGATACTGGAACGTCTGGCAGATCTTGGGCATCGGGGCATTGCTTTTCCTGTTGTGAGTACTCTGCTCAATCGTTTTAGGACATTCGATGATCTCGCTGGCGATGCTGAAACATTCCGTCTGTTAGGAGAAGCCGATCCCCTAGCAGCGGTCAATCATCTGGATCGACTCATGCAGGGTGTCTCGCTGAACCGCTTGCGCGAATTCAGAGATGGTCGACGGTACATTATTCCATTGCTAACCTCACTTTTGAGATTGGAAGAAACATTTTGGACAGCGGCTAACCTAGTGGGCCGCTATACTGCCGCCGAAAATGAAACGCTCGGCAATAATGCTACAGAAACCTGGCGTAGCTTATTCTTCATACGTTCTGGAGGTAACCCGGTTAACGGTCTGGATCGCCTTCGTCTGATTCGAGATTATCTTGACATGCAGGAACCCGAAATGCGCGTCGCTGCTGTGAAAGCCTTAGAGGGTGCACTGGATAATCATGAAGGAGGTATGGTTACCAGGGGGCCAGGAGGATATATCACACCATCGACTTGGCGACCTGCGACATGGGGCGAGTTCTGGGATATTCGCCGCGCAGCGTGGCAGGTACTAGGGCGTTCTCTCTCAGATACGGATAACGAGGTTATAACCACAGCATCCGATTGCATACTTAAGTACGCCTCCCACCAGATCCCAGTGCTACTAGACGAAGTTTTGGAGCAACTCCGTGCACTATCACAACGACCGGGGTATCGCCTGAGGGTTTGGAAAACGCTTCAAGAATTCGTGAATCTTCGAAACAAAGATCTAACTCAAGAACATTTCGCTTCAATTCAAGAACTAGCAGATATTCTCGTCACGGATAGTTATCATGATCAGCTTGAAATTTATGTGGCAGACTTTGACATTTTTGCACGAGGAAAGCGCGGGGCGCTTGACGAAACTAAGGAGTTTCTGGCTCAAAAGCTAGGCGAACTCGCCAAACAAGGGTATGAAAACGAAGCTCTGTTAGAGGCTGAACTGGATTGGCTCGTCACTTTGCAGCCGTGGCAAAAAGCATCACAGATTTACAGTTTCATCTACGAATTAAGCCGCTTGGATCGGGCACACCGTTGGATCGATAAGCTCATCGAGCGAGTTCATGAACAGTGGCAGCTACATCTTATTGCGGCATACATGCGTGGACAACTGGTTGAAGATGAAACTGAATGGGTGAGAATTCAGGTTATAGGCTGGACAGAAACCAACGAGTTGCTGGCCTCCTCTATTCTCATTCTGCCTGAGATCGCTACCGAAGAGGATGAGATTTCTGGGATTCTTCACCGACTGTTGGATCGAAACTGGATCGAGCTTATGGATTTAGCCGAGCACAAACTGGATACTTTTTGTGCAAATGCCCTATCAACAGAAGCAATGAAGTCTCTTCTGAATCGGGTGCTTGAGGGTGCAAGCCCAGAAGGTATCTATGTTGGAACTGCCTACTTGTTTCAACGGTTGCATGATAATCATGACGAAGCGCCAGAATATGCGGATATCGCGTTCCAACTAATGACCGGTTCAGCGGGTGAATATTCTAGCTTCGGACTGTTTGATTGGTACCGAGAAGAACTGGAAAACCTATACGTGACCGAGTATCCTCGCGAAGTCGCGAGCATTATTTTGCGGGACTTCAAGCAATCAGATGGTTACATTTTCGACTTTATGAACGAACATGATACTACCTACAAAATGCTGGTCGAGGCGATCCGGAGTAATCCACAGGTTGCTCTGGATGTCCTGAACAGAACCCTATTGCCAGAGGAGCATCCTGATCACATTTCTCGGTATCGGTTTCCGGGATTGCACATTAACTTATGTGCAAGTCCTGACATGCTTCTAGATTGGGCGACACAACATCAACCAGACGGTCCACAAAGCCTTGCTGAGATGTGCTTTGTCGGGAATATCCCGCTGGATGAAACGGTTCGTGGACTGATCGTTCAGTGTTCTCAAGATGAACAAGTATGGGATCGCTTGGCAGACAAATATACGCAACTTGAGATGATGGAAGTGTCCCAAATACCCACCAAGCTACGAGAGTTGCGCGATCTAGCCAGAGTGTGGCTTGAAGACGAGCACTTTCAGGTTCGACAATGGACCCAAGGGATTATTTACGATCTCGAAAAACGGTTGCTCGAGCGCGAGTTCTAG
- a CDS encoding AAA family ATPase, with translation MSHRFTQANADFCFGRDGLISSIVKDVHHQGAVLLFGGRQAGKTTVLLKTQQTLTRATLDVNELDATLIPVYIQLKSMANGIDATPSDFFRMLASQARSECEKRIQGFSLRALPSGAVKVAELETFKHDIEAIRQAAGQVDVDFLFLVDEAGKLNSRHFNSGFEDNLFVALYSREARDFHMYIVMAGSQELYRFVSDDGTSPIGARASCKYLTNLSRDAITAMIRYLNPTEPFIDAEKCGTLIFEATGGHPGLSAYMAHRLGIDTDPLTIISLIEDFRESHSNLFHMWYEHLTTPTRSLHNRLLQLGQMSREDILSFLRGLEEQKGNGPSYWFLKWSERASQELQFTGIVAKNGNGLEVVNKMYVDYMMPLGVSSAFSSSGNSDTEREIRFKARKIMELVQAVNSASSNRNEDFIFEITNQHMDIYFDLCRVAQNLDDFTHVVSAFYRLIYELTSCPTRPDGSHSKSLRRLPQRFREKQVVAHIGILRHRYGKAHIVERQNWRSKITESEVLKSYLDTAGPLADENCLQLQIALSDQTVNFLEELLQFITSRSSIQ, from the coding sequence ATGTCCCATAGATTTACACAAGCTAATGCAGATTTCTGTTTCGGACGGGATGGTTTGATTTCGAGTATCGTCAAAGATGTACACCATCAAGGAGCCGTATTATTATTCGGTGGTAGACAAGCTGGAAAAACAACAGTTCTGTTAAAGACGCAACAAACTCTAACAAGGGCAACTCTAGATGTTAATGAGCTAGATGCAACGCTGATCCCAGTTTATATTCAGTTGAAGTCAATGGCAAACGGGATTGATGCAACTCCATCAGATTTCTTTCGTATGCTCGCATCGCAAGCACGAAGCGAATGTGAGAAACGGATCCAAGGATTTAGCTTAAGGGCCTTGCCGTCGGGTGCTGTAAAAGTTGCGGAACTCGAGACTTTTAAACATGATATTGAGGCTATTCGTCAGGCTGCGGGACAGGTTGATGTGGATTTTCTGTTCTTAGTTGATGAAGCCGGCAAATTGAATAGCAGGCATTTTAATAGTGGCTTTGAGGATAATCTATTTGTGGCTCTGTACAGTCGTGAAGCACGGGACTTCCATATGTATATTGTCATGGCAGGCTCTCAAGAACTCTATCGATTTGTAAGTGATGATGGAACTTCCCCTATCGGGGCCAGAGCCTCCTGCAAGTACCTGACCAATCTAAGCCGTGATGCTATCACGGCAATGATAAGGTACTTAAACCCGACCGAGCCTTTTATCGATGCGGAGAAATGTGGCACACTGATCTTTGAGGCAACAGGTGGACATCCCGGATTAAGCGCTTATATGGCACATCGTTTAGGCATCGATACGGATCCTTTGACAATCATCTCTCTCATCGAAGACTTCCGCGAAAGCCATAGTAACTTATTTCATATGTGGTATGAACACTTAACAACTCCCACCAGAAGTCTCCATAACAGGTTGCTCCAATTAGGACAGATGTCGAGGGAAGACATTCTATCGTTTCTCCGTGGTCTTGAAGAACAAAAAGGCAACGGTCCTTCATATTGGTTTCTGAAATGGAGTGAAAGGGCAAGTCAGGAACTGCAATTCACTGGGATTGTCGCCAAAAATGGGAACGGCCTTGAAGTTGTTAATAAAATGTATGTCGACTACATGATGCCCTTAGGGGTATCAAGCGCATTCAGTAGCTCTGGCAATAGTGACACCGAGCGTGAAATTCGGTTCAAAGCTCGCAAAATCATGGAGCTTGTGCAAGCCGTCAATTCGGCATCAAGCAATCGAAATGAAGATTTCATATTCGAAATTACAAATCAACATATGGACATCTATTTTGATCTTTGTCGGGTGGCTCAGAACCTAGATGATTTCACCCATGTCGTTTCTGCGTTTTACCGCTTAATTTATGAACTTACCAGCTGCCCAACGAGGCCGGATGGCTCTCACAGTAAGTCTCTGCGTCGCCTGCCGCAACGGTTCAGAGAAAAACAAGTAGTCGCGCACATTGGCATACTACGGCATCGTTATGGAAAGGCTCATATTGTTGAACGGCAAAATTGGAGATCAAAAATAACAGAGAGTGAAGTGCTCAAAAGTTACTTGGACACAGCAGGTCCTCTAGCTGACGAGAATTGCCTGCAACTGCAAATCGCTCTCTCGGATCAAACAGTTAATTTTCTGGAAGAATTGCTCCAGTTTATTACTAGTAGAAGCTCTATACAGTAA